Proteins from one Mycobacterium sp. EPa45 genomic window:
- a CDS encoding thioesterase family protein: MTDSYYELVDPKDPRGEKFRATDLVRSTWTSHIQHAGPVSALLVRALERCAHRDDTRLSRVVVDLLGPVPAEGDLWVTATVERSGRQIELVSAQMLGLGPGGEPRPVARASGWRMLTLDTEALRSAPVAPLPPRSEGVNRNLADNFDRNYVHSLEWLWLTKPLAPGPGESWLRPLVDLVQGEEMTPLERLSAVADCANGIGSKIDITKYTFLNTDLALHVHRVPAGEWIGVRAETMYGPDGVGTTVGTLFDDDGAIGAIQQSVLVRPR; this comes from the coding sequence ATGACCGACAGCTATTACGAACTCGTCGACCCGAAGGATCCGCGCGGGGAGAAGTTCCGGGCCACCGACTTGGTGCGCAGCACGTGGACCTCGCACATCCAGCACGCCGGTCCGGTGTCGGCGTTGTTGGTGCGCGCCTTGGAGCGCTGTGCGCACCGCGACGACACCCGGCTGAGCCGGGTGGTCGTCGACCTGTTGGGGCCGGTGCCCGCGGAAGGTGATCTCTGGGTCACCGCGACCGTCGAAAGAAGTGGCAGGCAAATCGAATTGGTGAGCGCGCAGATGCTGGGCCTGGGTCCCGGCGGCGAGCCGCGGCCGGTCGCGCGGGCCAGCGGGTGGCGAATGCTGACACTGGACACCGAGGCGCTGCGCTCAGCGCCGGTCGCACCGCTGCCGCCGCGCTCGGAAGGCGTAAACCGCAACCTCGCGGACAACTTCGATCGCAACTACGTACACAGTCTGGAGTGGTTGTGGCTGACCAAGCCACTGGCGCCCGGCCCGGGGGAGTCGTGGCTGCGGCCGCTGGTCGACCTGGTCCAGGGCGAGGAGATGACGCCGCTGGAGCGGCTGTCGGCCGTCGCCGATTGCGCGAACGGGATCGGCAGCAAGATCGACATCACCAAGTACACGTTCCTCAACACCGATCTCGCCCTGCATGTGCACCGCGTTCCCGCTGGAGAGTGGATCGGTGTGCGCGCGGAGACGATGTATGGCCCTGACGGGGTGGGCACGACGGTTGGCACGCTGTTCGACGACGACGGTGCGATCGGGGCTATTCAGCAGTCGGTGCTGGTGCGCCCACGCTAG
- a CDS encoding SMP-30/gluconolactonase/LRE family protein codes for MTVLSSLSRAQLASGFCFGEGPRWFEGLLWLSDMLGDAVHTITLDGSVTTVELPGHAPAGLGFRPDGTLLIVSTERRAVLSYDGDVVTQVADLSGIAPASLGDMVVDARGRAYIGSQAREGGVIVRLDLDDAVTVVAGDLDFPNGMAITPDGGTLIVAESIGRRLTAYDIDADGGLSGRRVFADGLDGPPDGIALDEAGGVWTSMTLAHQFERVVAGGEVTDRIDIGDRAAIACMLGAPDRRTLFLVSSSDAYPQRLVGTRRSCVETIRVEIPGAGFPSIER; via the coding sequence ATGACGGTCCTCAGCTCCTTGTCCCGAGCTCAGCTTGCCAGCGGATTCTGCTTCGGTGAAGGTCCGCGCTGGTTCGAAGGCCTGCTGTGGTTGTCCGACATGCTCGGTGATGCCGTGCACACGATCACTCTCGACGGGTCGGTGACGACCGTGGAGCTGCCCGGTCACGCGCCCGCCGGGCTGGGGTTCCGGCCGGATGGCACGCTGCTGATCGTGTCGACCGAACGCCGCGCGGTGCTCAGCTATGACGGGGACGTCGTCACCCAGGTCGCCGACCTGTCCGGGATCGCGCCGGCCAGCCTCGGTGACATGGTGGTCGACGCGCGCGGCCGGGCCTACATCGGCTCGCAGGCGCGCGAGGGCGGCGTCATCGTCCGGCTCGATCTCGATGATGCGGTGACCGTGGTCGCCGGCGACCTCGACTTCCCCAACGGCATGGCGATCACGCCGGACGGCGGCACGCTCATCGTCGCGGAGTCGATCGGGCGGCGGCTGACGGCCTACGACATCGACGCCGACGGTGGGCTGTCCGGGCGGCGGGTGTTCGCCGACGGCCTCGACGGGCCGCCGGACGGGATCGCGCTCGACGAAGCCGGCGGGGTGTGGACGTCGATGACGCTGGCGCATCAGTTCGAGCGGGTCGTGGCCGGCGGCGAGGTCACCGATCGCATCGACATCGGCGACCGTGCGGCGATCGCCTGCATGCTCGGTGCACCGGACCGGCGGACCCTGTTCCTGGTTTCCAGCTCGGACGCGTATCCGCAGCGGCTCGTCGGCACCCGGCGGTCGTGTGTCGAAACGATCAGGGTCGAGATCCCCGGCGCGGGCTTTCCGTCAATCGAGAGGTGA
- a CDS encoding zinc-binding dehydrogenase, with protein MWCYRLVAPYTFERVTVEEPAQGRLRGGQVLLKFLAAGICGSDIPGFKGVQGRLPGDTGALAAEMAGFPIHEIVGEVLASAHPDHRPGDRVVGWASGFDGLMEFVVSDGDGLAPYDPALRPEHAVGLQPLACILYALEQLPPLAGKRVAVIGQGSIGLLFSYAAKAAGAEHVTGVDPIYRDDIAAKFGVDTVVRSTSDRWVAHLAPHDKPDVVIEAVGHQVATLNNAVEAAAFGGTVFYFGVPDDDSYPISMRTMLRNNLTLKSGVTLERRRVLDAADAFARDHSDLLSMYVTHTFGVADVQDAFEFACRPTPGRVKISIVAS; from the coding sequence GTGTGGTGTTATCGGCTTGTCGCGCCGTACACGTTCGAGCGAGTCACGGTGGAAGAGCCTGCGCAGGGACGTCTGCGCGGCGGGCAGGTGCTGCTGAAGTTCCTCGCCGCGGGCATCTGCGGCAGCGACATCCCCGGCTTCAAGGGAGTGCAGGGCCGCCTGCCCGGTGACACCGGGGCGCTGGCCGCCGAGATGGCCGGCTTCCCGATCCACGAGATCGTTGGCGAAGTCCTGGCCAGCGCCCACCCCGATCATCGGCCCGGTGACCGGGTCGTCGGCTGGGCATCCGGCTTCGACGGACTGATGGAATTCGTCGTCTCCGACGGCGACGGGCTGGCCCCCTACGATCCGGCGCTGCGCCCCGAACATGCGGTCGGACTACAGCCGCTGGCCTGCATTCTGTATGCGCTCGAACAGCTTCCGCCGTTGGCCGGCAAGCGGGTCGCGGTGATCGGTCAGGGCTCGATCGGGCTGCTGTTCTCGTATGCGGCCAAGGCCGCCGGCGCCGAGCATGTCACCGGCGTGGACCCCATCTACCGCGACGACATCGCCGCGAAGTTCGGCGTCGACACCGTTGTTCGGTCCACCAGCGACCGTTGGGTGGCGCACCTCGCGCCACACGACAAGCCGGACGTCGTCATCGAAGCCGTCGGCCATCAGGTAGCCACCCTCAACAACGCGGTCGAAGCGGCCGCGTTCGGCGGCACGGTGTTCTATTTCGGCGTGCCCGACGATGACAGTTACCCGATCAGCATGCGCACCATGCTGCGCAACAACCTCACGCTGAAATCCGGTGTCACACTGGAGCGCCGACGGGTGCTCGACGCCGCCGATGCATTCGCGCGCGACCATTCCGACCTGCTGAGTATGTACGTCACCCATACGTTCGGCGTGGCCGACGTGCAGGACGCGTTCGAGTTCGCCTGCCGCCCGACGCCCGGGCGGGTCAAGATCTCGATCGTGGCCTCATGA
- a CDS encoding HpcH/HpaI aldolase/citrate lyase family protein, whose amino-acid sequence MTTSRLQQTLTDKPHAWGGWITGPSFLGPDEFANAGYDYVGFDIQHGYLDDADVAMILRRMEHVPIATAVRVPSTAAAPIGRVLDAGADAIIVAMVDRPEQAAEAVAATRYAPEGIRSFGPLRASLGIDPAAIAGRVSVFAMIETVAGLDAVVDICAVPGLAGVYVGPADLAIALGEGVVKATGQPKVRDAIVRVQQAAAAAGVVAGIHAGDGVTGKELAALGFQMITLAPESQALRRGAIAHLAEAEGRA is encoded by the coding sequence ATGACCACCAGCAGATTGCAGCAGACGCTCACCGACAAGCCGCATGCGTGGGGTGGCTGGATCACCGGCCCGTCATTTCTCGGACCCGACGAATTCGCCAACGCCGGTTACGATTACGTTGGCTTCGACATCCAGCACGGCTATCTCGACGACGCCGACGTGGCGATGATCCTGCGCCGCATGGAGCACGTTCCGATCGCCACCGCGGTGCGGGTGCCCTCGACGGCCGCCGCTCCGATCGGGCGGGTTCTCGACGCGGGCGCCGACGCGATCATCGTCGCGATGGTCGACCGGCCGGAACAGGCCGCCGAAGCGGTGGCCGCAACCCGCTACGCGCCTGAGGGAATTCGTAGCTTCGGGCCGTTGCGCGCCAGCCTCGGAATCGACCCGGCCGCAATCGCCGGCCGGGTCAGCGTGTTCGCGATGATCGAGACGGTGGCCGGCCTGGATGCGGTCGTCGACATCTGTGCGGTACCCGGCCTGGCCGGCGTTTACGTCGGACCCGCGGATCTGGCGATCGCCCTGGGCGAAGGAGTGGTCAAGGCCACCGGCCAGCCGAAAGTCCGCGATGCGATCGTGCGCGTACAGCAGGCCGCGGCGGCCGCAGGTGTCGTGGCAGGTATCCACGCCGGTGACGGTGTGACGGGAAAGGAATTGGCCGCGTTGGGCTTTCAGATGATCACGTTGGCCCCGGAGTCGCAGGCGCTGCGGCGCGGGGCGATCGCACATCTCGCAGAAGCCGAGGGCCGCGCATGA
- a CDS encoding SDR family NAD(P)-dependent oxidoreductase: protein MTKVALVTGAARGQGAALVRRLRADGFQVAAADRLIDDLRKQIDALDDPGVIAVELDVTSEQLWASAVADVVERLGGLSTLVNNAGVLHRAPLSEETAEGFESSWRFNTLGPFLGIRASLPHLREAENAAIVNTCSTGAIRPFPFHAAYGSSKWALRGLTQIAAAELAGEGIRVNAVFPGPIDTPMLDDTARQRLIERSYSGRLGQPMEVADAVAFLVSEHASFITGSELVVDGGQCLRIG from the coding sequence ATGACCAAGGTGGCACTGGTCACCGGTGCGGCCCGCGGCCAGGGTGCGGCGCTGGTCAGGCGACTGCGCGCTGACGGCTTCCAGGTTGCGGCCGCCGACCGGCTGATCGACGACCTGCGCAAGCAGATCGACGCGCTCGACGACCCCGGCGTGATCGCCGTCGAGCTGGACGTCACCTCCGAGCAGCTGTGGGCGAGCGCGGTGGCCGACGTGGTCGAGCGGTTGGGTGGGTTGAGCACACTGGTGAACAATGCCGGCGTGCTACACCGCGCGCCGCTGTCGGAGGAGACCGCGGAGGGTTTCGAAAGCAGCTGGCGATTCAACACTTTGGGTCCGTTCCTCGGCATCCGCGCGTCGCTGCCACACCTTCGCGAAGCCGAGAACGCGGCGATCGTCAACACCTGCAGCACCGGGGCCATCCGGCCGTTCCCGTTCCACGCCGCATACGGATCGTCGAAATGGGCGTTGCGCGGCCTGACCCAGATCGCCGCGGCAGAACTTGCCGGCGAGGGCATCCGGGTCAATGCCGTCTTCCCCGGACCGATCGACACTCCGATGCTCGACGACACCGCCCGGCAGCGGCTGATCGAACGGTCCTACAGCGGCCGTCTCGGCCAGCCGATGGAAGTGGCGGACGCGGTGGCGTTCCTGGTGTCCGAGCACGCGTCGTTCATCACCGGATCCGAGCTCGTCGTCGACGGTGGCCAGTGCCTGCGGATCGGCTGA
- a CDS encoding NAD(P)/FAD-dependent oxidoreductase: MPADRLSPLSVGIVGAGPGGLALGIFLAKAGFRDFTIFDREDGVGGTWRINTYPGLACDVKSHLYSYSFDLNSEWSRMWPGQPELLEYFERSTDRHGLRPHLRLNTEITSAQWNSGTNSWTLTDSTGVQHTFDIVVSAVGMFTRPLLPELPEQEPFTGTVMHTARWDHSVDLTGTRVAVLGTGSTASQLLPEVAKVADKVYSVQRSPTWILPKPDRPYTDRERWVFRRIPFAKKLYRTRLWLRSERNISVIENGSDKTQDFKDISLRFLESSVTDPELRAKLTPDHPLGCKRLVFAGDYLSTLTRPHVEVVSSPARALRARSLVTEDGSELDVDVVLCATGYAATDYLGQIEVTGEAGRSLHDTWRDGAFAYLGMAVPGFPNFFMLYGPNTNVGSNSVIFVLEAQAHYIVRALKHLRRNRRRYVAVRADTMAAFLADVDRWMAGTVWITACSNYFRAPNGRVITQWPRSAGAFWAMTRRFRPRDYLFTPPGG, translated from the coding sequence GTGCCTGCGGATCGGCTGAGCCCGCTGTCGGTCGGCATCGTCGGTGCCGGGCCAGGCGGACTGGCGCTGGGAATCTTTCTGGCCAAGGCCGGCTTTCGGGACTTCACGATCTTTGACCGCGAGGACGGCGTCGGCGGCACCTGGCGGATCAACACCTATCCCGGACTGGCCTGCGATGTGAAGTCGCACCTGTACTCGTATTCGTTCGACCTGAACTCCGAGTGGAGCCGGATGTGGCCGGGCCAGCCCGAACTGCTCGAGTACTTCGAACGCTCCACCGACCGGCACGGCCTGCGGCCGCACCTGCGGCTGAACACCGAAATCACCTCCGCTCAGTGGAATTCCGGCACAAACAGCTGGACCCTGACCGACTCGACGGGCGTGCAGCACACCTTCGACATCGTGGTCTCGGCCGTCGGCATGTTCACCAGGCCGTTGCTGCCCGAGCTGCCCGAGCAGGAGCCGTTCACCGGTACCGTGATGCACACCGCGCGCTGGGACCACTCGGTGGACCTCACCGGAACGCGGGTAGCCGTGCTGGGGACCGGATCGACTGCCTCGCAGCTTCTGCCCGAGGTCGCCAAAGTTGCCGACAAGGTGTACTCGGTACAGCGCTCCCCCACCTGGATCCTGCCGAAGCCGGACCGGCCCTACACCGACCGGGAGCGCTGGGTCTTCAGGCGAATCCCGTTCGCCAAGAAGCTCTATCGGACCCGGCTGTGGCTGCGTAGTGAACGCAACATCTCGGTGATCGAGAACGGCAGTGACAAGACGCAGGATTTCAAGGACATCTCGCTGCGGTTCCTGGAATCGTCGGTCACCGATCCGGAGCTTCGCGCCAAGCTCACCCCCGACCACCCGTTGGGCTGCAAGCGGCTGGTGTTCGCAGGAGACTACCTGTCCACGCTGACCCGGCCGCACGTCGAGGTGGTGTCCAGCCCTGCCCGTGCGCTGCGGGCACGCTCACTGGTGACCGAGGACGGTTCCGAACTGGACGTTGACGTGGTGCTGTGCGCCACCGGTTACGCCGCCACCGACTACCTGGGCCAGATCGAGGTCACCGGAGAAGCCGGCCGATCGCTGCACGACACCTGGCGCGACGGTGCATTCGCGTATCTGGGGATGGCGGTGCCGGGCTTCCCGAACTTCTTCATGCTCTACGGGCCCAACACCAACGTCGGCTCCAACAGCGTGATCTTCGTCCTCGAAGCCCAGGCGCACTACATCGTGCGGGCGCTGAAACACCTGCGCCGCAACCGGCGACGATACGTCGCGGTGCGCGCCGACACCATGGCAGCCTTCCTGGCCGACGTCGACAGGTGGATGGCAGGCACCGTGTGGATTACTGCGTGCAGCAACTACTTTCGGGCACCCAATGGCCGGGTCATCACGCAGTGGCCGCGCAGTGCCGGCGCGTTCTGGGCGATGACTCGACGTTTTCGCCCGCGCGACTACCTGTTCACCCCACCGGGCGGCTAG
- a CDS encoding alpha/beta hydrolase, translating into MEPDPDILRRLDPALHAFGAARTDLSLHTLAAVRESLNARRAEAVGQIDTTGVDIIDTPVAGVPVRIYRGAPSPSPAVIYCHAGAFVLGNLDTDHRQCVELARRARCILVSVDYRLAPENPYPAGFDDVATVLQWAWTAADDLGIDRGRLALAGNSGGAALAAGLAQRSAAEEVPPIVGLLLHQPVLDDRPTASKAEFGSTPGFDGPATVAMWRHYLGASEPSAASVPARSHQMIGAASTFITCSELDPLRDEALDYARRLLCAGVRTDLHIFGGTCHGFDSLCPDWEVSNALLTMQAGALQRFFGPS; encoded by the coding sequence GTGGAACCCGACCCCGACATCCTCCGTCGGCTCGACCCCGCGCTGCACGCATTCGGCGCCGCACGCACCGATCTGTCGCTGCACACCCTCGCCGCCGTCCGGGAGTCACTCAATGCTCGACGCGCGGAGGCCGTCGGGCAGATCGACACGACCGGGGTCGACATCATCGATACCCCCGTCGCGGGCGTTCCGGTGCGCATCTACCGCGGTGCACCGTCCCCGTCGCCCGCCGTGATCTACTGCCACGCCGGGGCGTTCGTGCTGGGCAACCTCGATACCGATCATCGCCAGTGCGTCGAACTGGCCCGGCGCGCCCGCTGCATCCTGGTGTCCGTCGACTACCGGCTGGCCCCCGAGAACCCGTACCCCGCGGGGTTCGACGACGTCGCCACTGTGCTGCAGTGGGCCTGGACGGCCGCCGACGATCTGGGAATCGACCGCGGCCGGCTGGCGCTGGCCGGGAACAGCGGCGGGGCGGCGCTGGCCGCTGGTCTGGCACAGCGATCAGCTGCCGAGGAGGTCCCGCCGATCGTGGGCCTGCTGCTGCATCAGCCGGTGCTCGACGACCGCCCCACCGCGTCGAAGGCGGAGTTCGGCTCGACACCGGGCTTCGACGGTCCCGCGACCGTGGCGATGTGGCGCCACTATCTCGGCGCGAGCGAACCGAGCGCCGCCTCGGTGCCGGCCCGCAGTCACCAAATGATCGGGGCGGCAAGCACCTTCATCACCTGCTCGGAGTTGGATCCGCTGCGCGACGAAGCACTGGACTACGCCCGCCGTTTGTTGTGCGCGGGTGTCCGCACCGACCTGCACATCTTCGGCGGGACCTGCCACGGGTTCGATTCACTGTGCCCCGATTGGGAGGTCAGTAACGCTCTGCTGACGATGCAGGCCGGGGCACTCCAGCGTTTTTTCGGTCCATCATGA
- a CDS encoding NAD(P)-dependent oxidoreductase, with amino-acid sequence MADKHSLTDRTLVVSGGSRGIGLAIALGAARHGANVVLLAKTAEPHPKLPGTVYTAAEEIEAAGGKAVAVVGDVRKEEDVARAVDTAVKEFGGVDICVNNASAISTDSTETLSAKKFDLMQQINIRGTFLLTKACLPHLRKSPNGHVVTIAPPLNMNPHWLGAHPSYTLSKYGMTLLSLGWAAEYADTGIGFTCLWPETYIATSAVANSADFEDALASSRSPEIMADAAVEIITSPGSKVNGGCLIDSEVLRAAGVEDLSRYGGGDNPIIDIFVDR; translated from the coding sequence ATGGCCGACAAGCATTCGCTCACCGACCGCACGCTGGTCGTCTCGGGCGGCAGCCGGGGTATCGGTCTGGCCATCGCCCTCGGCGCGGCCCGCCACGGCGCCAATGTCGTGCTGCTGGCCAAGACCGCCGAGCCGCACCCGAAGCTGCCCGGCACGGTCTATACCGCGGCCGAGGAGATCGAGGCAGCCGGCGGCAAGGCCGTTGCCGTCGTCGGTGATGTGCGCAAGGAAGAGGACGTCGCGCGCGCTGTGGACACCGCGGTGAAGGAGTTCGGCGGGGTCGACATCTGCGTCAACAACGCCAGCGCGATCTCGACCGACTCCACCGAGACGCTGTCGGCCAAGAAGTTCGACCTCATGCAGCAGATCAACATCCGCGGCACGTTCCTGTTGACCAAGGCGTGCCTGCCACACCTGCGCAAATCGCCCAACGGCCACGTCGTCACCATCGCCCCGCCGCTGAACATGAACCCGCACTGGCTGGGCGCGCACCCGTCCTACACCCTGTCCAAGTACGGCATGACGCTGCTGTCGCTGGGCTGGGCGGCCGAATATGCCGACACCGGAATCGGTTTCACCTGCCTGTGGCCGGAGACCTACATCGCGACGTCCGCGGTGGCCAACTCGGCGGACTTCGAGGATGCGCTTGCGTCCTCGCGCAGCCCCGAGATCATGGCGGACGCCGCCGTGGAGATCATCACCTCGCCGGGATCGAAGGTCAACGGCGGCTGCTTGATCGACTCCGAGGTGCTGCGCGCCGCCGGCGTCGAGGACTTGTCCCGCTACGGCGGCGGGGACAACCCGATCATCGACATCTTCGTCGATCGTTAG